Proteins encoded within one genomic window of Companilactobacillus zhachilii:
- a CDS encoding PFL family protein yields the protein METNSILETIQMISEEKLDIRTITMGISLFDCIDSDGEKARQKIYNKLMTKAKDLVKVADKIESEYGIPIVNKRISVTPISMIAAASGDKDYVAYAKIMDKAATELGVDLIGGFSALVQKGYQSGDVKLIQSLPQALTETSRVCGSVNVGSTRSGINLDAVGQMGQVVKDLAKVDPVNCMSLVIFANAVEDNPFMAGAFHGVGEADCVINVGISGPGVVKSALEHVKGQPIDVVSETIKKTTFKVTRMGQFVGDLASKALNVPFGIVDLSLAPTPNEGDSVAEILEEIGLESVGAPGTTAALALLNDAVKKGGVMACEHVGGLSGAFIPVSEDAEMIRAVTAGRLNIEKLEAMTAVCSVGLDMIAIPGDTTAETISGMIADEAAIGVINNKTTAVRIIPATGKKVGDVVEFGGLFGKAPVMAVNTNSPADFIHRGGRIPAPIHSFKN from the coding sequence ATGGAAACTAATTCAATTTTAGAAACGATTCAGATGATTTCTGAAGAGAAACTTGATATTCGAACTATTACGATGGGAATCTCACTTTTTGATTGTATTGATAGTGATGGTGAGAAAGCTCGTCAAAAAATTTATAATAAATTGATGACTAAAGCTAAGGACTTAGTAAAGGTTGCTGACAAAATTGAGTCAGAATATGGTATTCCTATCGTCAACAAAAGAATCTCGGTAACTCCAATTTCAATGATAGCTGCTGCATCTGGTGATAAGGATTATGTGGCTTATGCCAAGATAATGGATAAGGCTGCCACTGAATTAGGTGTTGATTTAATTGGTGGCTTTTCAGCTTTAGTACAAAAAGGGTATCAGTCTGGTGATGTTAAATTGATTCAATCGCTACCTCAAGCTTTGACGGAAACTAGTCGTGTCTGTGGTTCAGTTAATGTTGGTTCTACTCGTTCAGGAATTAACTTAGATGCAGTTGGTCAAATGGGACAAGTTGTGAAAGATTTGGCTAAAGTTGATCCAGTTAATTGTATGAGCTTAGTTATTTTTGCTAATGCAGTTGAAGACAATCCCTTTATGGCTGGAGCATTTCATGGAGTTGGTGAGGCTGACTGTGTTATTAATGTCGGTATTAGTGGACCCGGGGTCGTCAAGAGTGCTTTGGAACATGTCAAAGGTCAACCAATTGATGTTGTTTCTGAAACGATTAAGAAGACAACTTTCAAGGTAACTAGAATGGGCCAATTTGTCGGAGATCTGGCTTCTAAGGCATTAAATGTTCCATTTGGGATTGTTGATTTATCCTTAGCGCCAACGCCAAATGAAGGTGATTCTGTAGCAGAAATCTTAGAAGAAATTGGTTTGGAAAGTGTCGGTGCACCTGGAACTACGGCTGCATTGGCCTTACTGAATGATGCCGTTAAAAAGGGTGGTGTCATGGCCTGTGAACATGTCGGTGGTTTATCCGGAGCCTTTATTCCTGTCTCAGAGGATGCTGAAATGATTCGAGCTGTCACTGCTGGTAGATTAAATATTGAGAAACTTGAGGCAATGACAGCAGTTTGTTCAGTTGGGTTAGATATGATTGCGATTCCTGGTGATACAACCGCGGAAACAATTAGTGGCATGATTGCTGATGAAGCTGCCATTGGTGTGATCAATAATAAGACAACGGCTGTGAGAATTATCCCCGCCACTGGTAAAAAAGTTGGAGACGTCGTTGAATTTGGTGGCTTGTTTGGGAAAGCTCCTGTAATGGCAGTCAATACAAATAGCCCGGCTGATTTTATCCATCGTGGTGGTCGAATTCCAGCACCAATCCACTCATTCAAAAATTAA
- a CDS encoding ACT domain-containing protein — translation MKAILTVLGHDQVGIVAKVSTKLAELDVNIIDISQTLMHDNFTMMMMVTWDDATNFDTVKNSLSELGKASGLDIRIQREEIFDAIQKL, via the coding sequence ATGAAAGCTATTTTGACAGTTTTGGGTCATGATCAAGTGGGTATTGTGGCTAAGGTTTCAACTAAGTTAGCGGAACTTGATGTCAATATTATTGATATTTCGCAAACTTTAATGCATGACAACTTTACGATGATGATGATGGTGACATGGGATGATGCCACTAATTTTGATACGGTTAAGAACAGTCTCAGTGAACTGGGTAAGGCTTCAGGTTTAGACATTCGGATTCAGCGTGAAGAAATTTTTGATGCTATTCAAAAACTCTAG
- the csn2-St gene encoding CRISPR-associated protein Csn2-St: MILKIELENQKFLDIEFDDAAYISGPNQKQLWKIFRSLYYYFNKNPKLTENIYGDNKIELILDGHPLSVKNNDFYFINNRDSIYGQMVYKKDSLLFDLLNSLSDDLGIDRSIEKINDEHLQLEITVQKLLDVYSNNLRVEFQDLSYFDFLKNNLLMGYESDDDSYPLEFMDTETLLDEYLNFLEFKLKDNGNPVWLVLYNLDNFISLEDKHSFLIKVKRLMTNYDLKLLYLGNTLNSVPIEISDIDKIVVSADNFHQLLPCEEFLHSVKLHYPNEFNLTETEFSKAVGRIAPFIGSSEKSFISSKDLVLLKVVNDILGYETSFDLKNQLLTKAETEFLKD, translated from the coding sequence ATGATTTTAAAAATAGAATTGGAAAATCAGAAGTTCTTAGATATTGAATTCGATGATGCTGCCTATATTAGTGGACCAAATCAAAAACAATTATGGAAAATTTTTCGTAGTTTATATTATTACTTTAATAAAAATCCTAAATTAACTGAGAACATTTATGGTGATAACAAAATAGAATTGATTTTAGACGGGCACCCATTATCTGTGAAGAATAATGATTTTTATTTTATTAACAATCGTGACAGTATTTATGGTCAAATGGTTTATAAGAAGGACTCTTTGTTGTTTGATTTGCTGAATAGTTTAAGTGATGATCTTGGAATTGATCGGTCAATAGAGAAAATTAATGATGAACATCTACAATTAGAAATTACTGTACAAAAACTATTAGATGTTTATTCTAATAACTTAAGGGTCGAATTCCAAGATTTAAGTTATTTTGATTTTTTGAAGAATAATTTGTTAATGGGTTATGAAAGTGATGACGACAGTTATCCGTTAGAGTTTATGGACACTGAAACGTTGTTAGATGAGTATTTGAATTTTTTGGAATTTAAACTAAAAGACAATGGTAACCCTGTCTGGCTGGTGCTTTATAATTTGGATAATTTCATATCCTTAGAGGATAAGCATTCGTTTTTAATTAAAGTAAAAAGATTAATGACTAATTATGATTTGAAATTACTATATTTAGGCAATACTCTTAATTCAGTCCCCATAGAAATTAGTGATATTGATAAGATTGTTGTGTCAGCCGATAATTTTCATCAATTATTACCATGTGAAGAATTTTTGCATTCAGTTAAACTTCACTATCCGAATGAATTTAATTTGACGGAAACTGAATTTTCAAAGGCAGTTGGAAGAATTGCTCCATTTATAGGAAGTAGTGAAAAGTCCTTTATCTCGAGTAAAGATTTGGTATTATTAAAGGTGGTAAATGATATTTTGGGTTACGAGACGTCGTTTGATCTAAAGAATCAATTGCTAACTAAAGCAGAAACCGAATTTTTGAAAGACTAA
- the cas2 gene encoding CRISPR-associated endonuclease Cas2 — MRMLCMFDLPVDTPNEKRQYRIFRKELLRNGFTMLQYSVYYRAIQNRAGGKKYEKALKQYLPIHGEVRLISVSEKQFNDMQILVGSRSKQEELVGSKELVCI, encoded by the coding sequence ATGAGAATGTTATGTATGTTTGATTTGCCCGTTGATACGCCGAATGAAAAACGACAGTACCGTATTTTTCGAAAAGAATTGTTACGTAATGGTTTTACTATGTTGCAATACTCAGTTTACTATCGTGCTATCCAAAATCGGGCAGGTGGCAAGAAATATGAAAAAGCTCTTAAACAATATTTGCCAATTCATGGGGAAGTTCGACTAATTTCTGTAAGCGAGAAGCAGTTTAATGATATGCAGATTTTGGTTGGAAGTCGAAGCAAGCAAGAAGAGCTTGTTGGTAGTAAGGAATTGGTTTGTATATGA
- the cas1 gene encoding type II CRISPR-associated endonuclease Cas1: MLLGWRIVHVKEGDVLRLRLDSLEVLKKENKVYIPLSDITMIVLEGNRTTITTKLLSSLSQNNVGLVICDDKYLPVGIYLPYGQYHHYSKRVIRQAEWTKEQKGLIWQSVIKQKMTNQVDYARFAGVDEDRLNLMQDLISNLLIGDTTNREGPVAKVYFDSLYGKSFTRDDENLINGAMNFGYAILRSCMARIVVGNGLVTMLGIFHHNEFNSFNLVDDLMEPFRPLMDYWVNEYVINDKQDYLSYEARLKIIEFMSQKIKIQNKKMTIDNAMQEYVASFISAIDEQDPALLVDIKLENLIGEES; the protein is encoded by the coding sequence ATGTTATTGGGATGGCGAATTGTCCATGTCAAAGAAGGAGATGTTTTACGGTTACGACTAGACAGTCTTGAAGTTTTAAAGAAAGAGAATAAGGTTTATATACCCTTATCGGATATAACGATGATTGTTTTAGAAGGTAATCGAACCACTATTACAACAAAATTGTTATCGAGCTTAAGTCAAAATAATGTTGGTTTAGTTATTTGCGATGATAAGTATTTACCAGTTGGAATTTACCTACCATATGGTCAGTATCATCATTATTCTAAACGTGTTATTCGACAAGCTGAGTGGACTAAAGAACAAAAGGGACTTATTTGGCAGAGTGTGATTAAGCAAAAAATGACGAACCAGGTTGATTATGCTAGATTTGCTGGTGTAGATGAGGACCGTTTGAATTTAATGCAAGACTTAATCTCAAATTTGCTCATTGGTGATACAACGAATCGGGAAGGTCCAGTTGCTAAAGTATATTTTGATTCGCTATATGGTAAGTCATTTACCAGGGATGATGAAAATTTAATTAACGGTGCTATGAACTTTGGTTATGCAATTTTAAGGTCGTGTATGGCGCGAATTGTTGTTGGTAATGGTTTAGTTACTATGTTAGGTATTTTTCATCATAATGAGTTCAATAGTTTTAATTTGGTTGACGATTTGATGGAACCATTTCGTCCGTTAATGGATTACTGGGTAAATGAATATGTTATTAACGATAAACAAGATTATCTGAGCTATGAAGCACGATTGAAAATCATTGAATTTATGAGTCAGAAAATCAAAATTCAGAATAAAAAAATGACAATTGATAATGCCATGCAAGAATATGTTGCTAGTTTTATATCTGCTATTGATGAACAAGATCCTGCATTATTGGTTGATATTAAATTGGAAAATCTTATAGGTGAGGAAAGTTGA
- the cas9 gene encoding type II CRISPR RNA-guided endonuclease Cas9 (Cas9, originally named Csn1, is the large, multifunctional signature protein of type II CRISPR/Cas systems. It is well known even to general audiences because its RNA-guided endonuclease activity has made it a popular tool for custom editing of eukaryotic genomes.): MVDRISLGLDIGVASVGFSVLNIDQGKVVELGARLFNAKVAEGNQDRRSMRGSRRLLNRKKQRRQDTAKLFEKFGLIANYDKENFSELFDNNENPYELRVKGLTEQLTKNELAESLYQIVKRRGISYDLKDADFEDGGTDYSSSLRLNNQALENKTPAEIQLQRLNEFGAVRGKVVVGDDLDSQKVLLNVFPTKAYEKEAQRIIAMQKKFYPDILTDEFEKQYYSILTRKRDYFVGPGNEKSRTDYGIYKTDGRTLDNLFEELIGHDKVYPDELRASAASYTAQLFNVLNDLNNLRILSYEDEKLTQTDKETIINELKNNVTTVNMMNLIKKVTGCEKDDIKGYRTNDKDKPEISSMAIYRKVHKEFLKADVDITKWPIEFINKLSFILTLNTENGEIRKQIVNRLKPDFDFVDDELIQIIIDHKASFDITTNNKWHRFSIKTMNKLVPIMMERPIEQMTLLNELGLVRKDSKRFADNKYLPYREIAQDIYNPVAAKAVREALKIVNAVLKKYGHIDYLVVEMPRDKNLDEEKKQIEDFQKQNKAAKDSAYQAFVSSVGDEKAVKIALSKSRKLQMAIRLWYQQNEIDPYNGKTIEATDLLKNPDKFQIDHIIPQSISFDDGINNKTLCFASMNQVKDKKTPYEFLNEGHGQGWAKFKATVVANPRFNKNKRQNYLFAENVSDIETRKRFISRNLVDTRYSSRVVLNSLQEFFSEKNDGTKVTVIRGKFTSNMRKHWDINKTRETFHHHAIDASIIAATPFLNMWKKGSSIFPNKVGEESIDIQTGEILDDKRFDKVMYKEPYEGFLDDVRNADGRIKFSHQVDKKMNRKVSDATIYSTRMGQLAKDKKAAEYVVAKVKDIYSVDGYKKFKKVFDKDKTKFLLAKFDARSFSELEKVLDMYPDKIDQTQNNGKVKSVDISPFELYRRDHGMIKKYSKKNNGPVIKQLKYLDKKLGSHIDITPNNANGKHVVLQSLNPWRTDVYLNHETGEYEIMGIKYADLKFQKGGVYGIKMDKYLEIKKREKVADDSEFMFTLYRKDRIKIKSKDSLEKSVELLFWSRSKLDHKWNAELKPIDRYVFSEGTIPIFGNTKTQTIKRLVPKNCKIWKVNTNILGDPYYIEKESDYPQDILD, encoded by the coding sequence ATGGTAGACAGAATTAGTTTAGGCTTGGATATTGGTGTTGCATCGGTTGGATTTAGTGTGTTGAATATTGACCAAGGTAAAGTTGTTGAGTTGGGCGCTAGATTGTTTAATGCCAAGGTGGCTGAAGGTAATCAAGATCGTCGTAGCATGCGTGGTTCTAGACGATTATTAAATAGAAAAAAACAACGTCGTCAAGATACTGCTAAGTTATTTGAAAAATTTGGCTTGATTGCCAATTATGATAAAGAGAACTTTTCAGAATTATTTGATAACAATGAAAATCCTTATGAATTAAGGGTGAAAGGTTTAACTGAGCAGTTAACTAAAAATGAATTGGCTGAGAGTTTATATCAAATCGTTAAACGACGGGGAATTAGCTATGATTTAAAAGATGCCGATTTTGAAGATGGTGGAACTGATTACTCAAGTAGTTTACGTCTGAATAATCAAGCTTTGGAAAATAAAACACCGGCTGAAATTCAATTACAGCGTTTGAATGAGTTTGGAGCTGTGCGTGGAAAAGTTGTTGTCGGGGATGATTTAGATAGTCAAAAAGTTTTGTTAAATGTTTTTCCGACTAAAGCTTATGAAAAAGAAGCTCAAAGAATTATTGCCATGCAAAAGAAATTTTATCCGGATATTTTAACAGATGAGTTCGAGAAACAATATTATTCAATCTTGACGCGTAAACGCGATTATTTTGTTGGACCGGGTAATGAAAAATCACGGACTGATTATGGTATTTATAAGACTGATGGTCGGACACTAGACAATTTGTTTGAAGAGTTAATCGGCCATGATAAAGTTTATCCTGATGAATTAAGAGCATCTGCGGCATCGTATACTGCACAGTTGTTTAATGTCTTGAATGATTTAAATAATTTAAGAATCTTGAGTTATGAAGATGAAAAGTTAACTCAAACTGATAAAGAAACAATTATTAACGAATTAAAGAATAATGTCACAACTGTTAATATGATGAATTTAATTAAGAAAGTTACTGGTTGTGAAAAAGATGATATTAAAGGTTATCGAACTAATGATAAAGATAAACCAGAAATTAGTTCAATGGCAATTTATCGAAAAGTTCATAAGGAATTCTTGAAAGCTGACGTCGATATTACTAAGTGGCCGATTGAATTTATTAATAAATTGAGCTTTATTTTGACGTTGAATACTGAAAATGGTGAGATTAGAAAACAAATTGTTAATCGATTAAAGCCTGACTTTGATTTTGTAGATGATGAGTTGATTCAAATAATCATTGATCATAAGGCTAGTTTTGATATAACTACCAATAATAAGTGGCATCGCTTTTCAATTAAGACAATGAATAAATTGGTCCCAATTATGATGGAACGGCCAATTGAACAAATGACTTTGCTGAATGAATTGGGATTAGTCAGAAAAGATTCAAAACGTTTTGCTGATAATAAATATTTGCCATATCGTGAAATAGCTCAGGATATTTATAATCCAGTTGCAGCTAAAGCAGTCCGCGAAGCTTTAAAAATAGTCAATGCCGTTTTGAAGAAGTATGGTCATATTGATTATCTAGTCGTAGAGATGCCTCGTGATAAGAATCTTGACGAAGAGAAGAAACAGATTGAAGATTTTCAAAAGCAAAATAAGGCAGCTAAGGATTCCGCCTATCAAGCATTTGTTTCGTCAGTTGGTGATGAAAAAGCAGTTAAGATAGCTTTGAGTAAGAGTCGAAAATTACAGATGGCTATCCGTTTGTGGTATCAACAAAATGAAATTGATCCTTACAATGGGAAAACAATAGAAGCAACTGACCTATTAAAAAATCCTGATAAGTTTCAAATAGATCATATTATTCCACAATCAATTTCTTTTGATGATGGTATCAATAATAAAACGCTCTGCTTTGCTTCAATGAATCAAGTTAAAGATAAGAAAACACCATATGAATTTCTTAATGAAGGTCATGGTCAAGGTTGGGCTAAATTTAAAGCAACAGTTGTCGCTAACCCTCGTTTTAATAAGAATAAAAGGCAAAATTATCTTTTTGCTGAAAATGTCAGTGATATTGAGACTAGGAAGAGATTTATTTCCAGAAATCTAGTCGATACTCGTTATTCGTCACGGGTTGTGTTAAATAGCCTACAAGAATTCTTCTCAGAAAAAAATGACGGTACTAAGGTAACTGTTATTAGAGGAAAGTTCACTTCTAATATGCGTAAACACTGGGATATCAATAAGACCAGAGAGACTTTCCATCACCATGCGATTGATGCATCGATTATTGCAGCAACACCATTTTTGAATATGTGGAAAAAAGGTAGCAGTATTTTTCCTAACAAAGTTGGTGAGGAATCAATTGATATTCAAACAGGCGAAATTTTAGATGATAAGCGATTTGATAAAGTCATGTATAAAGAACCATATGAAGGGTTTTTAGATGACGTTAGAAATGCCGATGGTCGAATTAAATTCTCGCATCAAGTTGATAAGAAGATGAATCGTAAGGTTAGTGATGCAACGATTTACTCAACTAGAATGGGTCAATTAGCCAAAGATAAAAAAGCGGCTGAATATGTAGTTGCTAAAGTTAAAGATATTTATTCAGTTGATGGATATAAGAAATTCAAGAAAGTTTTCGATAAAGATAAGACTAAATTTCTATTGGCTAAATTTGATGCAAGAAGTTTTTCTGAATTAGAAAAAGTCTTGGATATGTATCCAGACAAGATTGATCAGACACAAAATAACGGTAAAGTTAAGTCAGTGGATATTAGTCCATTTGAACTTTATCGCCGAGATCATGGGATGATAAAGAAGTATTCTAAGAAAAATAACGGTCCAGTTATTAAACAGTTGAAGTATTTGGATAAGAAGTTAGGTTCACATATTGATATCACACCTAATAATGCTAATGGAAAACACGTTGTTTTGCAGTCTTTGAATCCTTGGCGGACAGATGTTTATTTAAACCATGAGACTGGTGAATATGAAATCATGGGTATTAAGTATGCTGACTTGAAGTTTCAAAAGGGGGGAGTATACGGTATAAAGATGGATAAATATTTGGAAATCAAGAAACGCGAAAAAGTTGCTGATGATTCTGAATTTATGTTTACTTTGTATCGTAAGGATAGAATTAAAATTAAAAGTAAAGATAGTTTAGAAAAGAGCGTAGAATTACTATTTTGGTCAAGATCCAAGTTAGATCACAAATGGAATGCAGAGTTGAAACCTATCGATAGATATGTATTTTCTGAAGGAACCATTCCAATCTTTGGTAATACGAAAACGCAAACCATAAAACGTTTAGTACCAAAAAATTGTAAAATTTGGAAAGTAAATACAAATATATTAGGTGATCCATATTACATTGAAAAAGAGTCAGATTATCCTCAAGATATCCTTGATTAA